In a single window of the Limnochorda sp. L945t genome:
- a CDS encoding response regulator transcription factor gives MDSAERAGIPAPTGAAEAVSPAQPVKVLLVDDHVLFRKGLAALFNRRPGFVVVGEAGDGSEAIALASQTMPDVILMDIGLPTVSGIEATRVIKRHTPRVHVVMLTVSDDDRDLFAAIKCGADGYLLKDAEPEELYEVIEEVHQGKPRLSGPIAARILDELRRRDEAGPDQTQPPPEALTPRESEVLRLVARGLTNKEIAAGLGIAENTVKIHLRNILEKLHLTNRIQLAVHAVQKGLVNEGEGDGRASRTPGPAS, from the coding sequence ATGGATTCAGCGGAGCGCGCGGGAATCCCCGCTCCCACCGGGGCGGCAGAGGCGGTATCACCTGCACAACCCGTCAAAGTGCTCCTGGTGGATGACCACGTGTTGTTCCGCAAGGGCCTCGCGGCCCTCTTCAACCGCCGTCCCGGTTTCGTGGTCGTGGGGGAGGCGGGGGATGGCAGCGAGGCGATTGCGCTCGCCAGTCAGACCATGCCGGACGTCATCCTGATGGATATCGGGCTGCCCACCGTGAGCGGGATCGAGGCGACCCGCGTCATCAAGCGCCACACGCCCCGCGTCCACGTCGTGATGCTCACGGTTTCCGACGACGACCGGGACCTTTTCGCCGCCATCAAGTGCGGCGCGGATGGCTACCTCCTCAAAGACGCGGAGCCGGAGGAGCTCTATGAGGTCATCGAGGAGGTGCACCAGGGGAAGCCCCGGCTTTCCGGGCCCATCGCGGCGCGGATCCTGGACGAGCTGCGCCGGCGCGACGAAGCAGGCCCCGACCAGACCCAGCCTCCGCCCGAGGCGCTGACGCCACGGGAGTCGGAGGTCCTTCGGCTCGTAGCGCGGGGACTGACGAACAAGGAGATTGCCGCAGGGCTCGGGATTGCAGAAAACACCGTGAAGATCCATCTGCGCAACATTTTAGAGAAACTGCACCTGACCAACCGCATCCAGTTAGCGGTGCACGCGGTGCAAAAGGGGCTGGTCAACGAGGGGGAAGGAGACGGGAGAGCAAGCCGGACCCCCGGGCCGGCCTCATAG
- a CDS encoding TRAP transporter large permease codes for MSLVGLDPLLVLLGSFGLLVALQVPIAFALGLSGAAVLYTTQMGFRMLADLMFANIAKFSLLAIPFFILAGVIMGETGIAERIVRFVKLLVGQAVGGLAVVTVLVGMFWGAVSGSGPASVAALGPILIPAMGKEGYERSFATSITCMAAALAIVIPPSIALVVYGVLAETSIARLFLAGIVPGVLVGLFLIGYAVWLSRKHGWRGGTRGSWRDLWIAGKDAFWGLLTPAIILGGVYGGVVTPTEAAVVAVMWGLFVGGVIYRTLTVAKLYRILVEAATSSAVVMLVVAFAGVFAWVMATQGIVDRMAQALLSIASNPVTALLVINLLLLILGMLMDAISIMYITLPILLPVARHFGWDPVWFGLVVTVNLAIGLVTPPVGINLYVGAHIAGVPFDRLASRVWPIVAVSVAALLLLTYVPEITLWLPRLVMG; via the coding sequence ATGAGCCTGGTCGGCCTGGATCCCCTTCTGGTGCTCCTGGGCAGCTTCGGCCTCCTCGTCGCCTTGCAGGTGCCCATCGCATTCGCTCTTGGCTTGAGCGGGGCGGCAGTGCTGTACACCACGCAGATGGGATTCAGGATGCTGGCGGACCTCATGTTCGCCAACATCGCCAAGTTCTCGCTGCTGGCGATCCCCTTCTTCATCCTGGCGGGCGTCATCATGGGCGAGACGGGCATCGCAGAGCGCATCGTGCGGTTCGTCAAGCTGCTCGTGGGACAGGCGGTAGGTGGCCTTGCGGTGGTCACGGTGCTCGTCGGGATGTTTTGGGGGGCGGTGAGCGGATCGGGGCCGGCGTCGGTGGCCGCCCTGGGCCCCATCTTGATCCCGGCGATGGGCAAGGAGGGCTACGAGCGGTCATTCGCAACGTCCATCACGTGCATGGCGGCGGCCCTCGCCATCGTGATCCCTCCCAGCATCGCGCTCGTGGTCTATGGGGTGCTCGCGGAGACGTCCATTGCCCGGCTTTTCCTGGCCGGTATCGTGCCGGGCGTCCTGGTGGGGCTCTTCCTCATCGGCTACGCGGTATGGCTGTCGCGCAAACACGGATGGCGGGGAGGCACGCGGGGCTCCTGGCGGGATCTGTGGATAGCGGGAAAGGACGCTTTCTGGGGTCTACTCACCCCGGCCATCATCCTGGGCGGGGTGTACGGCGGGGTCGTAACCCCCACTGAGGCGGCCGTGGTTGCGGTCATGTGGGGGCTCTTCGTAGGCGGCGTCATTTACCGCACTCTCACCGTGGCCAAACTCTACCGCATTCTGGTCGAAGCCGCCACATCGTCGGCGGTGGTCATGCTGGTGGTCGCCTTCGCCGGCGTCTTCGCATGGGTGATGGCCACTCAGGGTATCGTGGACCGCATGGCCCAGGCGCTTCTCTCGATCGCGTCCAACCCGGTGACGGCGCTTCTCGTGATCAACCTGCTGCTGCTCATCCTGGGGATGCTGATGGACGCCATCTCTATCATGTACATCACCCTTCCCATCCTGCTCCCGGTCGCACGGCACTTCGGGTGGGATCCGGTCTGGTTCGGGCTGGTGGTCACCGTCAACCTCGCCATCGGGCTCGTCACGCCGCCCGTAGGGATTAATCTGTACGTCGGCGCCCATATCGCGGGCGTTCCCTTCGACCGCCTGGCGTCTCGGGTGTGGCCCATCGTGGCCGTTTCCGTGGCGGCCTTGCTGCTGCTCACGTACGTACCGGAAATCACGTTGTGGCTGCCGCGACTCGTGATGGGGTAA
- a CDS encoding TRAP transporter small permease → MISRVSAEQGVARGSARAAPRPHAATLLLARALDHLEEGVVAGLLGFMVILAFANVVVRYLTTSSLAFSEELLINLFVWLSLFGAAIAVRRKAHAAVTMLVDRLPAPFRPAVRVAAYGLSLLATGLMVMQGWALVSYQRAMGVETYSMSLPMWWFSLGIPVGGVVIAIRIVEAAWKELRDGAAHQGGAGGERSS, encoded by the coding sequence ATGATCAGCCGGGTCTCGGCCGAGCAGGGCGTTGCCAGGGGTAGCGCCAGGGCGGCCCCCCGCCCCCACGCCGCGACGCTTCTCCTGGCGCGGGCGCTCGACCACCTGGAGGAAGGCGTGGTTGCGGGCCTGCTGGGCTTCATGGTCATCCTTGCCTTTGCCAACGTGGTGGTGCGGTACCTGACGACCTCGTCGCTCGCCTTCTCGGAAGAGCTGCTCATCAACCTTTTCGTGTGGCTCTCGCTATTCGGAGCAGCCATTGCGGTTCGCAGGAAGGCGCACGCCGCCGTGACGATGCTGGTGGACCGGCTGCCCGCGCCCTTTCGGCCGGCGGTTCGGGTCGCCGCGTACGGATTGTCGCTTCTCGCCACGGGCCTGATGGTGATGCAGGGGTGGGCACTCGTGAGTTACCAGCGCGCGATGGGCGTCGAGACGTACTCCATGTCCCTCCCGATGTGGTGGTTCTCGCTCGGCATCCCGGTCGGCGGCGTCGTCATCGCCATCCGCATCGTCGAGGCAGCCTGGAAGGAGCTGCGGGACGGTGCGGCACACCAGGGCGGCGCGGGAGGGGAGAGGTCGTCATGA
- a CDS encoding molecular chaperone TorD family protein codes for MAWARRRGKRRVRLVRVIICSKRALFRKGLERLLAEASGIEVVAQESDVEQALERARKTGADCLVVDCTDSRVDPAQVAARVMKEHLSATVVGLNLRDNTLLVFRGRRRVVGGVSDLMESLKGNGAGRTNGVDECGTGAGCGAADSVPPTHDELAKLAENRSRIYGFLASVYNQLPDDGFAAKLRDPALVSELEGLSAQEGIWPEVREGARLVAEFVRAVQGQEVEGLKTALAVDRTRLLRGIRPGYGPPPPYESVYVGSDHQPRMQATVDVVKAYAEAGVGLPEAARDQPDFIGYELDFLRYLAEREAEAWRAGDADKAIEALEMQEGFLSAHAARWIPRFCELMEREAKLDFYRGIALITKGFVGQEVESLPLERELLRSSGETQTSNRGGLKERTR; via the coding sequence TTGGCATGGGCGCGTCGGCGGGGGAAGAGGCGAGTCCGCCTGGTACGGGTTATCATTTGTTCAAAGCGCGCCCTTTTCCGCAAGGGCCTCGAACGCCTGCTTGCGGAGGCCTCCGGCATCGAGGTCGTGGCCCAAGAGTCCGACGTGGAGCAGGCCCTCGAACGCGCGCGTAAGACGGGCGCGGATTGCCTCGTGGTGGATTGCACCGATTCCAGAGTCGACCCCGCCCAAGTTGCTGCCCGGGTGATGAAGGAGCACCTGTCGGCCACCGTGGTTGGGCTCAATTTACGGGACAATACGCTGCTCGTTTTCCGTGGGCGTCGGCGCGTCGTGGGAGGGGTATCAGACCTGATGGAGAGCCTCAAGGGTAACGGTGCCGGCAGGACAAACGGTGTCGACGAGTGCGGTACAGGGGCGGGGTGCGGCGCAGCAGACAGCGTCCCGCCCACACATGACGAGCTGGCCAAGCTGGCCGAGAACCGCAGCCGCATTTACGGGTTTCTCGCCTCGGTTTACAACCAACTTCCAGACGACGGGTTCGCCGCGAAGCTCCGTGACCCGGCCCTGGTCTCGGAACTCGAGGGTCTTTCGGCGCAGGAAGGGATCTGGCCCGAGGTACGGGAAGGCGCGCGGCTGGTGGCGGAGTTCGTGCGGGCTGTGCAGGGACAGGAGGTGGAGGGGCTCAAGACCGCGCTGGCGGTGGACAGGACCCGGCTCTTGCGCGGTATCCGGCCAGGGTATGGGCCGCCACCCCCCTATGAGTCGGTCTATGTGGGCTCTGACCACCAGCCCCGGATGCAGGCCACCGTGGATGTGGTCAAAGCGTACGCCGAGGCCGGCGTTGGCCTGCCGGAGGCGGCCCGCGACCAGCCGGACTTCATCGGCTACGAGCTTGATTTCCTGCGGTACCTGGCGGAACGCGAGGCTGAGGCATGGAGGGCGGGGGATGCCGACAAGGCCATCGAGGCTCTGGAGATGCAGGAGGGATTCTTGAGCGCGCACGCGGCGCGCTGGATACCGCGTTTTTGCGAACTCATGGAAAGAGAGGCGAAGCTGGATTTCTACCGGGGCATCGCCCTGATCACCAAAGGGTTCGTCGGGCAAGAGGTGGAGTCTCTTCCGCTCGAGAGGGAGTTGTTGCGAAGCTCGGGTGAGACCCAGACGTCCAACCGGGGTGGCCTGAAGGAACGGACACGCTGA
- a CDS encoding DctP family TRAP transporter solute-binding subunit, translated as MKRWVSLLAGVLSVVLFIALLSPAAADAAAAALKAEYRLTHNTADTTTWHKGAVRFAELVRERTGGKVNIRVYPNAILTGGDQMRQADMAARGVIDFVLTSTLNITPLIPQFAVVSLPYLFNGYADVDRAFSGPAGKRLDEIMARYGLVNLAWGENGFRELTNSVRPIRTPADLKGLKIRVAVPIQVDILNALGANAIQMQWGEVYTALQQKVIDGQENPIGAVIIPQRVYEVQKYMTVWHYSYDALFLAVGKPTWDSFPPDIQQVIRQAAKEAMQYQVEISRQDTASGVDFLRKQGMEVYEPTPAEIQPFRDAAKPAFDKWAARVGPDLVALFEQAREAR; from the coding sequence ATGAAGCGGTGGGTTTCCCTGCTCGCAGGCGTCCTTTCAGTAGTGCTCTTCATCGCACTCTTGTCCCCGGCGGCGGCAGATGCCGCGGCGGCCGCGTTGAAGGCGGAGTACCGGCTGACCCACAACACCGCGGACACCACGACGTGGCACAAGGGGGCGGTCCGCTTCGCGGAGCTGGTGCGCGAACGGACAGGCGGCAAGGTGAACATCCGGGTCTACCCTAACGCCATCCTGACGGGCGGCGACCAGATGCGCCAGGCGGACATGGCGGCCCGGGGCGTGATCGACTTCGTGCTTACCTCCACGCTCAACATTACGCCGCTCATCCCGCAGTTCGCCGTCGTGTCGCTCCCCTACCTCTTCAACGGGTATGCCGACGTGGACAGGGCGTTCTCCGGGCCTGCCGGCAAGCGACTGGACGAGATCATGGCCAGGTACGGCCTGGTCAACCTCGCCTGGGGCGAAAACGGCTTTCGCGAGCTGACCAACTCTGTGCGCCCCATCCGCACGCCGGCCGACTTGAAGGGCCTGAAGATCCGTGTGGCGGTGCCCATCCAGGTGGACATCCTCAACGCGCTCGGGGCGAACGCCATCCAGATGCAGTGGGGCGAAGTCTACACGGCGCTCCAGCAAAAGGTCATCGACGGCCAGGAGAACCCCATCGGCGCCGTCATCATTCCCCAGCGAGTCTACGAGGTCCAGAAGTACATGACGGTCTGGCACTACTCCTACGACGCGCTCTTCCTGGCGGTAGGCAAGCCCACGTGGGACAGCTTCCCGCCCGACATCCAGCAGGTCATCCGCCAGGCGGCGAAAGAGGCCATGCAGTATCAGGTCGAGATCAGCAGGCAGGATACCGCAAGCGGGGTCGATTTTCTGCGGAAGCAGGGGATGGAGGTCTACGAGCCCACGCCCGCGGAGATCCAGCCGTTCCGGGATGCCGCGAAGCCGGCCTTTGACAAGTGGGCGGCGCGGGTGGGTCCCGACCTCGTCGCCTTGTTCGAACAGGCACGGGAAGCCCGATGA
- a CDS encoding HAMP domain-containing sensor histidine kinase, whose protein sequence is MGLRKTPGSPGGGNEGRLRWQAGTPGVASYRALASSLTDASRRPVLLLRILTITISTCLVGALLSLVLLGYVHRRELLRVNLRSAETVARLVEASLEHAMLRNDRAMAARIVESLVSEGNLEKVRVLDTGGAVRLSSVPDEVGTILDKTDAGCRECHGTPGPPGAGSVLVPTGQRHDRVVSVKPILNAPACRSCHDPGAPVLGVLMVESSVEGLLAQVGAGLPPLAAAAGISVLLLGGLLVFALDGMVTRPVRRLALAARTIGAGDLEHEVPLAGDDEVGLLARELEFMRRRLKTLLEEREGESRRVAALQERDRLARELHDRLAQVLSCVKLDLAVLEGHLAAGRRDEARAELWEMKELVQSAHLGLRETIFNLRLSATPSRGLVAAVRECLDACRTRYGVEVDLVERGGVVPPLPPEVEAELLRAIQEALSNAGRHAAARLVRVVFEIPSEGGLRITVEDDGRGFDPARTAGNSGHGFGLRIMRERLEGIGGRLEVHSRPREGTRIVMLVPGAGKG, encoded by the coding sequence ATGGGGCTGCGGAAGACCCCCGGCTCTCCGGGAGGCGGGAACGAGGGGCGCTTACGCTGGCAGGCCGGCACGCCGGGTGTCGCGTCGTACCGGGCATTGGCCTCGTCCCTGACCGATGCGAGCCGGCGGCCGGTCTTGCTGTTGCGGATTCTCACCATTACGATTTCAACTTGCTTGGTTGGAGCCCTTTTGTCTTTGGTCCTCCTCGGCTATGTTCACCGCCGCGAGCTCCTGCGGGTCAATCTGCGCTCGGCGGAGACCGTCGCGCGCCTGGTCGAGGCCAGCCTCGAGCATGCCATGCTCCGCAACGACCGCGCCATGGCCGCCCGTATCGTAGAGTCTCTGGTGAGCGAAGGTAACCTTGAAAAGGTTCGCGTGCTGGACACCGGCGGGGCCGTCAGGCTCAGCTCGGTACCGGACGAGGTGGGCACGATCCTGGACAAGACGGACGCGGGCTGTCGTGAGTGCCATGGCACGCCGGGACCACCGGGAGCCGGGTCGGTGCTGGTACCCACAGGGCAGCGCCACGACCGGGTGGTGAGCGTCAAGCCCATCCTCAACGCGCCGGCCTGCCGGTCGTGCCACGACCCCGGGGCACCCGTACTTGGGGTGCTCATGGTGGAAAGCTCGGTAGAGGGCCTTCTGGCCCAGGTCGGCGCCGGGCTTCCTCCGCTGGCGGCGGCCGCAGGGATATCGGTCCTGTTGCTGGGCGGGCTCCTGGTGTTTGCCCTCGACGGAATGGTGACGCGGCCGGTGCGGCGACTCGCCCTGGCGGCTCGAACGATCGGGGCGGGAGACCTCGAGCACGAAGTGCCCCTTGCGGGCGACGACGAGGTGGGTTTGCTGGCGCGGGAACTGGAATTCATGCGGCGGCGGTTGAAGACCTTGCTCGAGGAGAGGGAGGGGGAAAGCCGGCGGGTGGCAGCCCTGCAGGAGCGTGACCGCCTGGCTCGGGAACTCCACGACCGGCTCGCCCAGGTGCTCTCCTGTGTCAAGCTCGACCTGGCGGTCCTGGAGGGTCATCTCGCGGCCGGGCGGCGTGACGAGGCCCGGGCCGAGTTATGGGAGATGAAAGAGCTGGTACAGAGTGCACACCTCGGGCTGAGGGAGACCATCTTCAACCTGCGCCTGTCTGCCACGCCGTCCAGGGGCCTGGTGGCGGCCGTCCGGGAGTGCCTGGACGCCTGCCGCACCCGGTACGGCGTGGAGGTCGACCTGGTGGAGCGAGGCGGGGTTGTGCCTCCACTCCCGCCCGAGGTGGAGGCAGAGTTGCTCAGGGCGATTCAGGAAGCGCTTTCCAACGCGGGCCGCCACGCAGCCGCCCGTCTCGTCCGGGTGGTTTTCGAGATCCCGAGCGAGGGAGGCCTCCGCATCACCGTCGAAGACGACGGACGGGGCTTCGATCCGGCCCGAACTGCAGGGAACAGCGGCCACGGGTTCGGGCTACGGATCATGCGGGAGCGGCTGGAAGGCATCGGCGGGCGGCTCGAAGTGCATTCCCGGCCGCGCGAGGGAACCCGCATCGTCATGCTCGTTCCCGGAGCGGGGAAAGGATGA
- a CDS encoding molybdopterin-dependent oxidoreductase, with product MATVTHRVSRRNFVKATGALAAVAGTLGGGTYRRIVSAATGAPVQPQSEEVKYGVCRMCHTYFCATRVHVQNGIVTLVEGAKDCDVNQGALCIRGHGLIMNLYDPYRLKKPLVRTNPKKGLNVDPQWKEASWEEALDLVGKRIRDILARDPRRIAIFTGFGADGSQYARLLAGALGTPNGITTSGSICSTHFHNFFGHGTMMDRADVEYCRLLIAVGRGTGGNFGEAQGTQGPFFRARERGMRFVVVDPRLSPEAAKADEWIPIRPGTDLAFFLGMMHVILFERKEYDIEFLKHRSNAPYLIGPDELYVRDRTSNKPLVWDMADGRPKPFDDPGLKDPALTGTYDVRGVAARPAFQLLMDHVQDKTPEWAEGITTVPAATIRRLANEFVDQASIGATITIDGETFPLRPVAINVNRGVTNRKNGHLSSWAAVVLCELVGAMDVPGGRLGSGFGPFNRPDEDGTVALYRGPGLQPGPFPWKFPPDSYDLASLYPHRHNIGFNVIKALEDPSKYGLDYPLELAIFYGGSHFNKGGTPERIESALLKIPFIVSIEATMGENAMLSDVILPEHAVLERHFANINEPHSPEMRPKIVDSGNIGLTGVMVNIPAVKPLYDTKNADDIILDLAEAAGVLTGERGLNGMINRQLKPEYRIDPNKRYNYVELLERRLKSVTGKGYDFWEQHGFELEKAPARESYNYHYNPMGKTRYVLYREVLKRTAHTIRENFGKLGITMPGWDLEDFLSYYQALPVWRPSTAAAAPAEFDLYAVVWRTPPYMFDLSWVQSNALLFDIARHVDPYQFVVLLNRSTAKAKGLQDGQVVWVESPYGRTQARVRLTEAIHPEVVGFPGGLKRSSSGLNPMALEGTNFNRLVPIDDGTFEPMTGGLDTAVKVKIYAA from the coding sequence ATGGCTACTGTGACTCATCGCGTCTCGAGACGGAATTTCGTCAAGGCGACGGGAGCGTTGGCTGCGGTCGCGGGCACCCTGGGTGGTGGTACCTACAGGCGCATCGTCTCCGCAGCCACGGGTGCTCCGGTGCAGCCACAGAGTGAGGAAGTCAAGTACGGAGTCTGTCGCATGTGCCACACGTATTTTTGCGCCACGCGGGTGCATGTGCAAAACGGGATCGTCACCCTGGTCGAGGGTGCCAAGGATTGCGACGTGAACCAGGGCGCCCTCTGTATTCGGGGCCACGGCCTCATCATGAACCTTTATGACCCCTACCGATTGAAGAAGCCCCTGGTGAGAACTAATCCAAAGAAGGGGCTCAACGTGGATCCCCAATGGAAGGAGGCATCCTGGGAGGAGGCCCTCGATCTGGTGGGGAAACGCATCCGCGACATCCTCGCCCGGGATCCCAGGAGGATAGCGATCTTCACCGGGTTCGGTGCGGATGGCTCGCAATACGCGCGACTCCTTGCAGGGGCGCTCGGGACGCCGAATGGGATCACTACCAGCGGCTCCATATGCTCTACGCACTTCCACAACTTCTTCGGCCACGGCACGATGATGGACCGGGCCGATGTCGAATACTGCCGGCTCCTCATCGCCGTAGGTCGTGGCACGGGCGGTAACTTCGGAGAGGCGCAGGGGACGCAGGGACCCTTCTTCCGGGCCAGGGAGCGCGGGATGCGTTTCGTCGTCGTCGACCCGAGGCTTTCGCCGGAGGCAGCCAAGGCCGACGAGTGGATCCCCATCAGGCCGGGAACCGACCTGGCTTTCTTTCTAGGGATGATGCACGTCATCCTGTTCGAACGAAAGGAGTACGATATCGAGTTCCTGAAGCACCGGAGCAATGCTCCGTATCTGATCGGGCCGGATGAACTGTACGTGCGGGACCGGACGAGCAACAAGCCGCTCGTTTGGGACATGGCGGACGGTCGCCCCAAGCCATTCGATGACCCCGGCCTGAAGGATCCGGCTCTCACCGGGACGTACGACGTGCGCGGCGTTGCGGCTCGCCCGGCCTTCCAGCTATTGATGGACCACGTGCAAGACAAGACCCCGGAATGGGCCGAGGGGATCACGACGGTGCCGGCCGCGACGATTCGTCGCCTCGCCAATGAATTCGTGGACCAGGCGAGCATCGGAGCCACCATCACCATCGACGGCGAAACGTTCCCGCTGCGCCCCGTCGCCATCAACGTCAACCGAGGGGTCACGAACCGCAAGAACGGCCACCTGTCTTCCTGGGCAGCAGTCGTGCTCTGTGAGCTCGTGGGAGCGATGGATGTCCCCGGAGGCCGGCTCGGATCCGGGTTCGGGCCGTTCAATAGGCCAGACGAGGATGGTACCGTGGCCCTGTACAGGGGACCGGGGTTGCAGCCGGGTCCGTTTCCGTGGAAGTTCCCCCCTGACTCGTACGATCTGGCCTCGCTGTATCCGCACCGGCACAACATCGGGTTCAACGTGATCAAAGCCCTCGAGGATCCGTCCAAGTACGGCCTCGATTACCCGCTGGAGCTGGCCATCTTCTACGGAGGCAGCCACTTCAACAAGGGCGGTACTCCGGAAAGGATCGAATCCGCTCTCCTCAAGATTCCTTTCATCGTATCCATCGAGGCGACGATGGGCGAGAATGCAATGCTGTCGGATGTCATCCTTCCGGAGCACGCCGTTTTGGAGCGACACTTCGCCAACATCAACGAGCCGCACAGCCCCGAGATGAGGCCGAAGATCGTGGACAGTGGCAACATCGGCTTGACGGGCGTGATGGTGAACATTCCTGCTGTGAAGCCTCTATACGATACGAAGAACGCTGACGATATCATCCTGGACCTGGCGGAAGCGGCCGGCGTGCTGACCGGTGAGAGAGGGCTCAACGGAATGATCAACCGGCAGCTGAAGCCGGAATACCGGATAGACCCAAACAAGCGCTACAACTACGTGGAGCTGCTGGAGCGCCGTCTGAAGTCGGTCACGGGCAAAGGTTATGACTTCTGGGAGCAGCACGGATTCGAGCTGGAGAAGGCGCCTGCCAGGGAAAGCTATAACTACCATTACAATCCCATGGGCAAGACTCGTTACGTCTTGTACCGAGAAGTGCTGAAGCGCACGGCCCACACCATTCGGGAGAATTTCGGCAAGCTGGGTATCACCATGCCCGGATGGGACTTGGAGGACTTCCTGTCCTACTATCAGGCTCTACCCGTATGGAGGCCCAGCACTGCTGCGGCCGCACCGGCGGAGTTCGATCTCTATGCAGTCGTGTGGCGAACGCCGCCATACATGTTCGATCTGAGCTGGGTGCAGAGCAACGCGCTGCTCTTCGACATCGCCAGGCACGTTGATCCGTACCAGTTCGTGGTGCTCTTGAACCGATCCACCGCGAAGGCGAAAGGCCTCCAGGACGGCCAAGTGGTTTGGGTAGAGTCTCCATACGGACGCACGCAGGCCCGGGTACGGCTAACCGAAGCGATCCATCCCGAAGTCGTCGGGTTCCCGGGCGGACTGAAGCGGAGCTCTTCCGGCCTGAACCCCATGGCTCTGGAAGGGACCAATTTCAACAGGCTGGTTCCCATCGACGACGGTACGTTCGAACCCATGACAGGCGGGCTAGACACGGCAGTGAAAGTGAAAATCTATGCGGCCTGA
- a CDS encoding bile acid:sodium symporter family protein, which translates to MDRRAARLDAWLQRWLLVFVVGAIGAGIAAGEAIYRYKGLSPYLLGVTMAVATTRCRWEELRILSRRPSLALGLLVTGYGVTGLLGMAGAAAAFGTEAVWSRSFGLLWFGPAAAVSSLWTQIAGGNVALAVVLTTVSVAVTSAWITPVFRLLVTAGDGGGAGTTAPEAAGLLWHMTATVAAFVLLPAAGGLLAGHLWPQRVARARPYLGLAAKAGMLSIVFINTAGVRPYLGGALTEAAVMAALVVGAQVVGYSSAFAWSRWIERTGAEDGVALAYVATTRNTALAITLAALYLPAPAPLAPTVAFIVQEPLAAVVARMAAAAMRRRALAFPQPARELELTPPEALPGPPPQRM; encoded by the coding sequence ATGGACCGGCGAGCAGCCCGCCTGGATGCATGGCTGCAGCGGTGGCTGCTGGTGTTCGTCGTGGGGGCCATCGGCGCGGGGATCGCGGCAGGGGAGGCGATTTACCGGTACAAGGGGCTCTCGCCGTATTTGCTTGGCGTCACTATGGCGGTGGCGACCACGCGGTGCCGCTGGGAGGAGCTGCGGATCCTCTCCCGGCGGCCGTCGCTTGCGCTCGGGCTTCTCGTCACCGGCTACGGGGTGACCGGGCTACTGGGAATGGCGGGCGCGGCGGCTGCCTTCGGGACGGAGGCGGTGTGGTCTCGCTCCTTCGGTCTGCTCTGGTTTGGCCCGGCCGCAGCGGTCTCATCCCTGTGGACGCAGATCGCCGGGGGCAACGTGGCGCTCGCCGTGGTGTTGACCACGGTGAGCGTGGCGGTGACCTCGGCCTGGATCACGCCCGTCTTCCGGCTCCTCGTCACCGCGGGGGACGGGGGCGGGGCAGGGACGACCGCGCCCGAGGCAGCAGGGCTCTTATGGCACATGACCGCCACCGTCGCGGCCTTCGTGCTCCTGCCGGCGGCAGGGGGCCTGCTGGCGGGTCACCTCTGGCCCCAACGTGTCGCCCGTGCGAGGCCCTATCTCGGTCTCGCTGCGAAGGCCGGGATGCTCAGCATCGTCTTCATCAACACGGCCGGCGTCCGGCCGTACCTGGGCGGCGCGCTCACCGAGGCTGCCGTCATGGCGGCCCTCGTCGTCGGGGCGCAGGTGGTAGGGTACTCATCCGCCTTCGCGTGGAGCCGGTGGATCGAGCGCACAGGCGCCGAAGACGGCGTTGCCCTGGCCTACGTGGCCACCACGCGTAACACCGCGCTCGCCATTACCCTCGCCGCGCTCTACCTGCCGGCCCCGGCCCCGCTTGCGCCCACGGTGGCGTTCATCGTGCAGGAACCTCTGGCGGCGGTGGTGGCGAGGATGGCAGCAGCAGCCATGCGGCGTCGCGCACTCGCATTCCCGCAACCAGCCCGCGAGCTCGAGCTGACCCCTCCCGAGGCGCTTCCCGGCCCGCCGCCTCAGCGCATGTAG